In Ipomoea triloba cultivar NCNSP0323 chromosome 15, ASM357664v1, one genomic interval encodes:
- the LOC116007099 gene encoding zeta-carotene desaturase, chloroplastic/chromoplastic, with translation MAAAAASSASMCFPATRKGTDFRSGSTGLLRRSGFRVSTRLTSRKSVIRSDLDSMVSDMSTNAPKGLFPPEPEHYRGPKLKVAIIGAGLAGMSTAVELLDQGHEVDIYDSKSFIGGKVGSFVDRRGNHIEMGLHVFFGCYNNLFRLMKKVGAEKNLLVKDHTHTFVNKGGDIGELDFRFPIGAPLHGIQAFLSTNQLKPYDKARNALALALSPVVRALVDPDGAMRDIRDLDSISFSNWFMSKGGTRASIQRMWDPVAYALGFIDCDNISARCMLTIFALFATKTEASLLRMLKGSPDLYLSGPIRKYIEDKGGRFHLRWGCREIHYERSSDGSTYITGLAISKATQKKIIKADAYVAACDVPGIKRLVPKDWREWEFFDNIYKLVGVPVVTVQLRYNGWVTELQDLERSRQLRRAMGLDNLLYTPDADFSCFADLALTSPEDYYIEGQGSLLQCVLTPGDPYMPLPNDEIIRRVSKQVLALFPSSQGLEVTWSSVVKIGQSLYREGPGKDPFRPDQKTPVKNFFLAGSYTKQDYIDSMEGATLSGRQASAYICSAGEELVTLRKQLVAAAESSNMPDAATAAVSDELSLV, from the exons atggctgctgctgctgcttcttCAGCTTCTATGTGTTTTCCGGCGACCCGAAAGGGGACTGATTTCCGGTCTGGGTCTACTGGATTATTGCGCCGTAGTGGGTTCCGGGTATCGACCCGCTTGACGTCCCGGAAGTCTGTTATCCGCTCTGATTTGGACTCCATGGTTTCTGACATGAGTACCAATG CTCCAAAAGGGTTATTTCCACCAGAACCCGAACACTATCGAGGGCCAAAGTTGAAAGTGGCAATTATCGGAGCTGGCCTTGCTGGAATGTCAACTGCTGTTGAGCTTTTGGATCAAGGACACGAG GTAGACATTTATGATTCGAAGTCTTTTATTGGTGGAAAAGTGGGCTCTTTTGTTGACAGGCGGGGGAATCACATTGAAATGGGATTGCATGTGTTTTTTGGTTGCTATAATAACCTATTCCGTTTGATGAAAAAG gTGGGTGCTGAAAAAAATCTACTCGTCAAGGATCATACTCACACCTTTGTGAATAAAGGGGGGGATATTGGGG AGCTTGATTTCCGCTTTCCTATTGGAGCACCCTTGCATGGTATCCAAGCATTTTTGTCCACAAATCAGCTCAAG CCTTATGATAAAGCAAGAAATGCTTTGGCTCTTGCCCTTAGTCCTGTAGTCCGGGCTCTAGTGGATCCTGATGGAGCGATGAGGGACATTCGTGATTTGGATAGT ATAAGCTTCTCCAACTGGTTTATGTCTAAAGGGGGAACACGGGCAAGTATCCAGCGGATGTGGGATCCGGTTGCCTATGCTTTAGGGTTCATTGATTGTGACAATATTAGTGCTCGTTGTATGCTTACTATATTTGCACTGTTTGCCACTAAGACAGAGGCTTCTCTCTTGCGGATGCTTAAAGGTTCTCCTGATCTTTATTTGAGTGGCCCGATCAGAAAGTACATCGAGGATAAAGGAGGCAG GTTTCATCTGAGGTGGGGATGTAGAGAGATACATTACGAGAGATCTTCTGATGGAAGTACATATATCACCGGTCTTGCCATATCAAAG GCTACtcagaagaaaataataaaagccGATGCCTATGTTGCAG CATGTGATGTGCCTGGAATTAAGAGATTAGTTCCCAAGGATTGGAGGGAGTGGGAATTCTTCGATAATATTTATAAGTTGGTTGGAGTGCCTGTAGTTACCGTGCAACTTAGATACAATGGTTGGGTTACGGAATTGCAAGATTTGGAGCGTTCGAG GCAATTGAGGCGGGCAATGGGCTTGGATAATCTCCTATATACACCGGATGCAGATTTCTCTTGCTTTGCAGATCTTGCACTGACTTCTCCCGAGGATTATTACATCGAGGGTCAAGGCTCATTGCTCCA ATGTGTCCTTACGCCCGGTGATCCTTACATGCCCCTACCAAACGATGAAATTATAAGAAGAGTATCCAAACAg GTTTTGGCTCTTTTCCCATCCTCCCAAGGCTTGGAAGTCACATGGTCATCGGTTGTCAAAATCGGGCAATCTTTATACCGCGAAGGGCCTGGCAAAGATCCATTCAGACCTGATCAGAAAACGCCAGTGAAGAATTTCTTCCTCGCGGGGTCTTATACAAAACAG GATTATATAGATAGCATGGAAGGAGCAACGCTTTCGGGCAGGCAAGCATCGGCCTATATATGCAGTGCTGGAGAAGAGCTCGTGACACTGCGAAAACAGCTTGTCGCTGCTGCTGAATCATCGAATATGCCCGATGCTGCTACTGCTGCTGTATCTGATGAGCTAAGTCTTGTCTGA